Part of the Sphingomonas sp. KR3-1 genome is shown below.
CGCGAAGATCTTGCCGGCGGACCCGATCTTCACCGTCCGCTCGCGCATGCCCGGAAAGCCGATCAGTGGCAGATGGCGCGCGCCGTCGAAGGTCACATGCTCCCACACCTCGTCGCAGATCGCGACCAGGTCGTGGCTCACGCAGAAGTCCGCGAGCATCGCCAGTTCGTCCGCCCCGCACATCGTCGCGGCGGGGTTGAGCGGGTTGTTGAGCAGCAGCACGCGCGTCTTGCTCGAAACCGCCGCCTCCAATGCCGCCTTGTCGATCTTCCATTCGGGTGGGCGCAACCGCACGAACCTGGGCACGCCGCCCGCCTGGCGGATCAAGGGGACATAGGCGTCGTAGAGCGGCTGGAAGCAGATCACTTCGTCGCCGGGCGAGACGCAGGCGAAGATCGCCGCCGCCAGCGCCTCGGTCGCGCCCGAGGTGACCACCACTTCTTCCGCGGCCAGATTCAGCCCCTGATGGCGTGCATAATGGTCCGCCACCGCGCGGCGCAGCTCCGGCAGGCCGATCATCGGCGGATACTGGTTCGATTTCTCGATGACCGCCTTCGCCGCTGCCTCGAGCACCGCCTCGGGGCCGCGCCCGTCGGCAAAGCCCTGGCCCAGGTTGATCGCCCCCGTTTCGCGTGCCCGGGCGGACATCGCTTCGAAGATGGTGGTGCCCATTTGAGCGTAAAGCGGGTTCATTCGAGGCTTTTGGCGGCTTGCATCTTCGGGTGCAACCGCCGCATTAGCCTGGCGTTCAGGCTTGCACCAATAGAGGAAGATCATGAGCAAGACCCCGCCCAAGCCGCAGGACGCACAGTCGCCCTATCCGATCGCGGAAGCGCCGCACGACCATGTCGAAGGCAGCGAGGCGCTCAAGGCAGTCAAGGACATCGTCGAAGCCAGCAAGCGCTGGAAGCCCGACGCCAAGCAGATCGGCATGGGCGCCGCGATCGGCATCGGATCGGCCGCGATCGTCGCCGGGCTGCTCTATTGGCGCGGCGGCAAGAAGTAAGCCTAGCGGGCCTCCGCCACTGGCAGGCGGATGTGGAACAGGTTGTCGCCGACCTCGTCCATATGGACGGGGCCCAGTGCGCGGTAGCCCTCCGCCGCGATCGTCTTCGCCAGCCCGCCGGTCAGCAGCGCCTGCCGCTTGTCGAGAAAGTCCTGGTCGGCCGGTGGCGGTGGCGGGATCGTCGCGGTCACTGCGCAGCCGCCGGCATCGCAGCTGAAATCGACCTGGGTGAGCAGCGGATAGGCCGCGCGCACGTCCGCGATCACCTTGGCGGGCATCGCGGGCACCTGTGCCTGGCGCACCGCCGCCGGCATCGGCTTGGCCGGTGCCTGGCGCGCAGCCTTTCCGGGCGCGGCTATGGTCACCACCCCCTGCGCCGCAGGTGCATCGCCGCCCCGCCAGCCGAACCACCACGTCATTGCGACAACGGCCAGCGCAACGCTCGCCAGCATCAGCATTCTTCGCATGCGAACCTCGGAAATCGGGAACCGCCCCGCGCCGCCTGGTAGGGCGACGCGGGGCGGGGGGGAACTCAGCAGAGGGTCGAGCCGGCCGGGCAGCCCGGCGAGTTTGCACCCGAATCGAGCGTCGGGTTGAAGCCCGGCGTGATGCTGGTGTTCAGCGCGGCCTGGAGCACGCCCGAGAAGCGCGCGTCCTTGTTGTCGAAATTGCCGCTGCCGAAATTGTAGTTCGAGATCGCGTTGCGCACCGCGGCCGAGGGATAGCCGTTCCAGCTGATCAGCGGCTGGATCAGCCAGGTGCCGGTGCCGTTCTCGGGCGGCTCGTCGCCATTGTCGGTCTTCGAGAAGCGCCAGAGGTGCGAGAAGCCGAGCGTCTCGTAGTGATAGACCATCTTGACGTGCTGGCCGGTCGAATCGCTCTGGAAGCGCAGCTGGCCGCCGCTGGTGGCGCGGGTTTCCCAATTGCCATGGTCGCCGCGAGTCACGCCCACCACGGTGCTGCTGGCGCCGTTGTCGGTCGTCCAGACGATCACCGATTCCCAGTCATAGGCGTGCGAGAAATCCGACTGCCAGAAATAGCTGTAGACGCGGGCGCAATAGCCGTTGTTGCAGCGGGCGCGCACATAGACGTTGCTGGTCGTGCGGTAGCTGGCGTTGCGGCACGATGCCGGCGGGTTGGTCCAGTAGGTCGATGCGCCCGCGCTGATCGCGCCCGATGCGTTGACCGCGGGAACGTTGAAGCAGACGTCGGTGTCGAAATCGATCGCCGGCTGGAACTGCTTGTCGAGCGCGGTCGCCAGCTGCGGCAGCGGCGCGACCGGGGCCGGCCAGCCCTGTGCGTGTGCCGAGACGGGGTGGGTCAGGGCCAGCGCGCCTAACGCGGCAATGGCCAGTGCTTGCACTTGCTTTTTCATACAATCTCCCGTTGCAGGACAAGTAATGTTGT
Proteins encoded:
- a CDS encoding aminotransferase; this translates as MNPLYAQMGTTIFEAMSARARETGAINLGQGFADGRGPEAVLEAAAKAVIEKSNQYPPMIGLPELRRAVADHYARHQGLNLAAEEVVVTSGATEALAAAIFACVSPGDEVICFQPLYDAYVPLIRQAGGVPRFVRLRPPEWKIDKAALEAAVSSKTRVLLLNNPLNPAATMCGADELAMLADFCVSHDLVAICDEVWEHVTFDGARHLPLIGFPGMRERTVKIGSAGKIFALTGFKVGWICATPALARVISKAHQFLTFTTPPNLQWAVAEGLATQDGWVQEARHRFQHGRDRLRTGLEGAGFAVLPSAATYFLSVDLTASGIDLDDVSFANRLIDEAGVASIPVSAFYAEDAVTSVVRFCFVKEDATLDAAIDRIVAARGSFGR
- a CDS encoding NPP1 family protein produces the protein MKKQVQALAIAALGALALTHPVSAHAQGWPAPVAPLPQLATALDKQFQPAIDFDTDVCFNVPAVNASGAISAGASTYWTNPPASCRNASYRTTSNVYVRARCNNGYCARVYSYFWQSDFSHAYDWESVIVWTTDNGASSTVVGVTRGDHGNWETRATSGGQLRFQSDSTGQHVKMVYHYETLGFSHLWRFSKTDNGDEPPENGTGTWLIQPLISWNGYPSAAVRNAISNYNFGSGNFDNKDARFSGVLQAALNTSITPGFNPTLDSGANSPGCPAGSTLC